A window of Rhizobium acidisoli contains these coding sequences:
- a CDS encoding SPOR domain-containing protein: MQAKSGIVSRSVSSVSSSRSGSFFAKLMAILSVALTVVLVDSVSAEAEAANSKYAGIVVDAKTGNVLYSENADRLQYPASLTKMMTIYMTFEALEQGRIRLDTPVPFSAHAAAQAPTKLGVRAGGTITVEQGILGLVTLSANDAATALGEMLGGGSEDRFAQLMTAKAHALGMTRTTYRNANGLPNTAQMTTARDQARLGIALRQHFPQYYGYFATRAFKFGTRTIRSHNRLVGSVRGVDGIKTGYTRAAGFNLVSSVQVDGKSIVGVVLGGASTPARDAQMRNLIATYLPKASSRGGSSALIAEAAPAPAMIVTPAPVMPQKAQPQVAKTITAAQPPVSAAAADLSLPHKGPLPDARYQVAETEVAYTETAQPKSDNPLVAQPMPAPTKVKTTTFKQQASLTAPKPAPASVQPEQADTAVDNVTTASTTPTSAGAASSNNGPTGWVVQVGVSPSRQMAMDLLESAKSKGGKALASAKPFAVAYAAGGDQLYRARFGGFDDQHDAVNACKALKKAGIKCWAAAQ; this comes from the coding sequence ATGCAAGCGAAGAGTGGAATAGTGTCAAGGTCAGTCTCCTCCGTATCATCGTCCCGATCCGGCAGCTTTTTTGCAAAGCTCATGGCGATCCTTTCGGTGGCCCTCACGGTCGTCCTGGTCGATTCGGTCAGTGCCGAAGCGGAAGCGGCGAATTCGAAATATGCGGGCATCGTCGTCGACGCCAAGACCGGCAACGTTCTCTACAGCGAGAATGCCGACCGGCTGCAATATCCGGCCTCGCTGACCAAGATGATGACCATCTACATGACCTTCGAGGCGCTGGAGCAGGGTCGCATCCGTCTCGATACGCCGGTTCCCTTCTCCGCCCATGCGGCAGCTCAGGCGCCGACCAAGCTCGGCGTTCGCGCCGGCGGCACGATCACCGTCGAACAGGGCATTCTCGGCCTCGTCACCCTGTCGGCCAATGATGCCGCAACCGCGCTCGGCGAAATGCTCGGCGGCGGCAGCGAGGATCGCTTCGCCCAGCTGATGACCGCCAAGGCGCATGCGCTCGGCATGACCCGCACCACCTATCGCAACGCCAACGGCCTGCCGAATACGGCGCAGATGACGACGGCGCGCGATCAGGCCCGTCTCGGTATCGCCCTTCGCCAGCATTTCCCGCAATATTACGGCTATTTCGCCACACGCGCCTTCAAGTTCGGTACCCGCACGATCCGCAGCCACAATCGCCTCGTCGGTTCGGTGCGCGGCGTCGACGGCATCAAGACCGGATATACTCGCGCTGCCGGCTTCAATCTGGTGAGCTCCGTGCAGGTCGACGGCAAGTCGATCGTCGGTGTCGTGCTCGGCGGCGCCTCGACGCCTGCCCGCGACGCCCAGATGCGTAATCTGATCGCCACCTATCTGCCGAAGGCATCGAGCCGCGGCGGATCGTCGGCACTGATCGCTGAGGCAGCCCCTGCCCCGGCGATGATCGTGACGCCGGCTCCGGTCATGCCGCAGAAGGCCCAGCCGCAAGTGGCAAAGACGATCACCGCAGCGCAGCCGCCGGTTTCAGCAGCCGCTGCCGATCTCAGCCTGCCGCATAAAGGCCCGCTGCCGGATGCCCGTTATCAGGTCGCCGAGACCGAAGTCGCCTATACCGAAACCGCTCAGCCGAAATCCGACAATCCGCTGGTCGCCCAGCCGATGCCGGCGCCGACCAAGGTCAAGACCACGACCTTCAAGCAGCAGGCATCGCTCACCGCGCCGAAGCCGGCACCCGCTTCCGTACAGCCGGAACAGGCCGATACGGCGGTCGACAACGTCACCACCGCTTCGACCACCCCAACCTCGGCCGGCGCCGCTTCAAGCAATAATGGCCCGACCGGCTGGGTCGTGCAGGTCGGCGTTTCGCCGAGCCGGCAGATGGCCATGGATCTTCTGGAGAGCGCCAAGAGCAAGGGCGGCAAGGCACTGGCCTCGGCAAAGCCTTTCGCCGTCGCCTATGCCGCCGGCGGTGACCAGCTTTACCGCGCTCGCTTCGGCGGTTTCGACGACCAGCACGATGCGGTCAATGCCTGCAAGGCCTTGAAGAAGGCCGGTATCAAGTGCTGGGCGGCTGCCCAATGA
- a CDS encoding DUF599 domain-containing protein, producing MTTADYIALAFFACVWMGYSWLLHGRTFFGRTSLTHAMIERRREWIYNSLRRDLKMIDTQIMAGLQNGTAFFASTSIFALGSCFALLGATEKVDAVFADLPFVLHGGHAVFEMKVGGLAALFGYAFFKFGWSYRLFNYCTILFGSIPMLRDAESDIIAAERAAERVIRMNVIAGSNFNEGLRAIFLSIGYLGWFINPYVFMTTTAIVIFVLARRQFFSQARLAIMDAGPPSNLNLSAIRRDMPSSDGRDLPEEL from the coding sequence ATGACGACGGCGGACTATATCGCTCTGGCCTTCTTTGCCTGTGTCTGGATGGGCTATTCCTGGCTGCTGCATGGCCGCACCTTCTTCGGACGCACCAGCCTCACCCATGCGATGATCGAACGGCGCCGCGAGTGGATCTATAATTCGCTGCGCCGCGACCTGAAGATGATCGACACGCAGATCATGGCGGGCCTGCAGAACGGCACCGCCTTCTTCGCGTCGACCTCGATCTTCGCCTTGGGCAGTTGCTTCGCGCTGCTCGGGGCGACGGAGAAGGTCGACGCCGTCTTCGCCGACCTGCCCTTCGTCTTGCATGGCGGCCATGCGGTTTTCGAGATGAAGGTCGGCGGGCTGGCAGCGCTTTTCGGCTATGCCTTCTTCAAGTTCGGCTGGTCCTATCGGCTGTTCAATTATTGCACCATCCTGTTCGGCTCGATCCCGATGCTGCGCGACGCCGAGAGCGACATCATCGCCGCCGAGCGGGCCGCCGAACGCGTCATCCGCATGAATGTCATTGCCGGCAGCAATTTCAACGAGGGCCTCCGGGCGATCTTCCTGTCGATCGGTTATCTCGGCTGGTTCATCAACCCCTATGTCTTCATGACGACGACGGCGATCGTCATCTTCGTGCTGGCGCGGCGGCAATTCTTCTCGCAGGCCCGGCTGGCGATCATGGATGCCGGCCCGCCATCGAATCTCAACCTTTCCGCCATTCGCCGCGACATGCCGTCGAGCGACGGACGTGATTTGCCCGAGGAACTGTAA
- the mgtE gene encoding magnesium transporter, producing the protein MTTTDGEDRIRRRPEDEEADIYDEDGNVRSDFLALVGAAIADRDTLFLRQNVARLHESEIGDLLEAIQPDQRLALVRLLGDDFDMTALTEVDEAIRREIVDQMPNEQIAAAIGDLDSDDAVYILEDLDKEDREEILAQLPFTERVRLRRALDYPESSAGRRMQTEFVAVPPFWTVGQTIDYMRDEEDLPYSFSQIFVIDPTFKLLGAVDLDQILRTKRQTKIEQIMRETNHPVPAEMDQEEAAQLFEQYDLLSAAVVDENGRLVGVLTIDDVVDVIHEEADEDIKRLGGVGDEELSDNVLSTARSRFLWLLINLGTAMLSASVIGLFDASIEKMIALAVLMPIVASMGGNAGTQTMTVTVRALATRDLDIYNAGRIIRREAGVGILNGIIFATIMGAIAGAWFHSYQLGGVIAAAMIINLMAAALAGILLPLLLDKVGADPAIASSVFVTTVTDCTGFFAFLGIATWWFGI; encoded by the coding sequence ATGACGACGACCGATGGCGAAGACCGCATCCGCAGGCGTCCCGAGGACGAGGAAGCCGATATCTACGACGAGGACGGCAATGTCCGCAGCGATTTCCTGGCGCTGGTCGGCGCCGCGATCGCCGACCGCGACACGCTGTTCCTGCGCCAGAACGTTGCCCGCCTGCATGAATCCGAAATAGGCGATCTGCTGGAAGCGATCCAGCCGGATCAGCGCCTGGCGCTAGTGCGCCTGCTCGGCGACGATTTCGACATGACGGCGTTGACCGAGGTCGACGAGGCGATCCGCCGCGAGATCGTCGACCAGATGCCGAACGAGCAGATTGCCGCCGCAATCGGCGATCTCGATTCTGACGACGCCGTCTACATTCTCGAAGATCTCGACAAGGAAGACCGTGAAGAGATCCTGGCGCAACTGCCGTTCACCGAGCGGGTCCGGCTGCGCAGGGCGCTCGATTATCCCGAAAGCTCGGCCGGCCGCCGCATGCAGACGGAATTCGTCGCCGTGCCGCCGTTCTGGACCGTGGGACAGACGATCGACTACATGCGCGACGAGGAGGATCTTCCCTATTCCTTCTCGCAGATCTTCGTCATCGATCCGACCTTCAAGCTGCTCGGCGCCGTCGATCTCGACCAGATCCTGCGCACCAAGCGGCAGACGAAGATCGAGCAGATCATGCGCGAGACCAACCATCCGGTGCCGGCCGAGATGGACCAGGAGGAGGCCGCCCAGCTCTTCGAGCAGTACGACCTTCTCTCGGCCGCCGTCGTCGACGAAAACGGCCGCCTCGTCGGCGTGCTGACCATCGACGATGTCGTGGACGTCATCCACGAGGAGGCGGACGAGGATATCAAGCGCCTTGGCGGCGTCGGCGACGAAGAACTGTCGGACAATGTGCTGTCGACGGCGCGCTCGCGCTTCCTCTGGCTGTTGATCAATCTCGGCACGGCGATGCTGTCGGCGAGCGTCATCGGCCTGTTCGACGCCTCGATCGAGAAGATGATCGCGCTGGCGGTGCTGATGCCGATCGTCGCCTCGATGGGCGGTAATGCCGGCACGCAGACGATGACAGTGACAGTGCGCGCGCTCGCCACCCGCGATCTCGACATCTACAATGCCGGCCGCATCATCCGCAGGGAAGCGGGCGTCGGCATCCTCAACGGCATCATCTTCGCAACGATCATGGGTGCCATCGCAGGCGCCTGGTTCCACAGCTATCAGCTCGGCGGGGTGATTGCCGCGGCAATGATCATCAATCTGATGGCGGCAGCCCTTGCCGGCATCCTGCTGCCGCTGCTGCTCGACAAGGTCGGGGCCGACCCGGCAATCGCCTCGTCGGTCTTCGTGACGACGGTGACCGACTGTACCGGCTTTTTCGCCTTTCTCGGCATCGCCACCTGGTGGTTCGGTATCTGA
- a CDS encoding L-serine ammonia-lyase, translated as MFLSVFDVFKIGVGPSSSHTMGPMSAANRFLALILSNEWPRPSSGAQVVAITVSLHGSLAHTGIGHGTGRAVILGLMGEAPDSVDPDKMDGIVDTVERTGRITPEGHPGYQFQPKTDLIFDKKQPLPGHANGMIFSAFDRDGRLLVKRIYYSVGGGFVVTDTELEQMRAKKNAAGGTRVPYPFATARQMLDMAERSGLSIAQMKRANEESQRSPEELDQGLDRIWEAMRSCIERGLKVEGIMPGGLNVKRRARRIHDKLEEEWRSNRVNPLLANDWLSVYAMAVNEENAAGGRVVTAPTNGAAGVIPATIRYYEHFHEDWDQNGIRDYLLTAAAIGGIIKHNASISGAEVGCQGEVGSAAAMAAAGLAAVMGGTPEQIENAAEIALEHHLGMTCDPVAGLVQVPCIERNALGAVKAVTAASLAVKGDGQHFVPLDACIETMRQTGNDMSEKYKETSTGGLAVNVVEC; from the coding sequence ATGTTTCTCTCGGTATTCGATGTCTTCAAGATCGGTGTCGGGCCGTCGAGCTCGCACACGATGGGTCCGATGTCGGCCGCCAACCGGTTTCTCGCGCTGATCCTGTCGAACGAATGGCCGCGCCCGTCCTCGGGCGCGCAGGTCGTGGCGATCACGGTCAGCCTGCACGGTTCGCTCGCGCATACCGGCATCGGCCACGGCACGGGCAGGGCCGTCATTCTCGGGTTGATGGGCGAGGCGCCCGACAGCGTCGATCCCGACAAGATGGACGGTATCGTCGATACGGTGGAGCGCACCGGCCGCATCACGCCGGAGGGCCATCCCGGCTATCAGTTCCAGCCGAAGACCGACCTGATCTTCGACAAGAAACAGCCGCTGCCCGGCCATGCCAACGGCATGATCTTTTCCGCTTTTGACCGGGACGGCCGGCTGCTCGTCAAGCGCATCTATTATTCCGTCGGCGGCGGCTTCGTCGTCACCGACACCGAGCTGGAACAGATGCGGGCAAAGAAGAATGCGGCTGGCGGTACACGCGTGCCCTATCCCTTTGCCACCGCCAGGCAGATGCTCGACATGGCGGAGCGCTCCGGGCTGTCGATCGCCCAGATGAAGCGGGCGAACGAGGAGAGCCAGCGCAGCCCGGAGGAGCTCGATCAGGGGCTCGACCGCATCTGGGAGGCGATGCGCTCCTGTATCGAGCGCGGCCTCAAGGTCGAGGGCATCATGCCTGGTGGTCTCAACGTCAAGCGCCGCGCCCGCCGGATTCACGACAAGCTGGAGGAGGAGTGGCGCAGCAACCGCGTCAACCCGCTGCTCGCCAACGACTGGCTGAGCGTCTATGCGATGGCCGTCAACGAGGAGAATGCCGCCGGCGGGCGCGTCGTCACGGCGCCGACCAACGGGGCTGCCGGGGTCATTCCGGCGACGATCCGCTATTACGAGCATTTCCACGAGGACTGGGATCAGAACGGCATCCGTGATTACCTGCTGACGGCCGCGGCCATCGGCGGCATCATCAAGCACAATGCCTCGATCTCCGGCGCCGAGGTCGGCTGTCAGGGCGAGGTCGGCTCGGCAGCCGCGATGGCGGCCGCCGGCCTTGCCGCCGTTATGGGCGGCACGCCGGAGCAGATCGAGAACGCCGCCGAGATCGCGCTCGAACATCATCTCGGCATGACCTGCGATCCGGTCGCGGGCCTTGTGCAGGTTCCCTGCATCGAGCGCAACGCGCTCGGCGCGGTCAAGGCGGTCACCGCGGCATCCCTGGCGGTCAAGGGCGACGGCCAGCATTTCGTGCCGCTCGACGCCTGTATCGAGACGATGCGCCAGACCGGCAACGACATGAGCGAGAAATACAAGGAAACGTCGACGGGCGGCCTGGCCGTCAACGTCGTCGAATGCTGA
- a CDS encoding MerR family transcriptional regulator: MLVNKYYSITELTREFGVSTRTLRFYEDEGLIHPERRGRTRLFRQADRRLIGEILRGRRIGFTIAEIREIIQVYKEPPGELGQLKLLMKRVDEKRDDLRQKRKDIDDTLVELDNIEEACLGRLAEIGVTT, from the coding sequence ATGCTGGTGAACAAATATTATAGCATAACGGAGCTGACGCGCGAATTCGGTGTCTCGACGCGCACGCTCCGCTTCTACGAGGACGAGGGACTGATCCATCCGGAGCGGCGCGGGCGCACCCGGCTCTTCCGGCAGGCCGACCGCCGGCTCATCGGGGAAATCCTCCGCGGCCGGCGCATCGGTTTCACCATTGCGGAGATCCGCGAGATCATCCAGGTCTATAAGGAGCCGCCGGGCGAGCTCGGTCAGCTGAAGCTGCTGATGAAGCGCGTCGACGAGAAGCGCGACGACCTGCGCCAGAAGCGCAAGGATATCGACGACACGCTGGTGGAACTCGACAATATCGAGGAGGCCTGCCTCGGCCGTCTCGCCGAAATCGGCGTCACCACCTGA
- a CDS encoding DUF1489 family protein — translation MALHLIKLCVGADSIDDLREWVAERSLRAIAAGLEPHSVHTTRMVPKRMEELLDGGSLYWVIKGQVQARQKLLGIESFTDGEGISRCRLMLGPEVIETAVQPKRPFQGWRYYTEDDVPRDLMSLGAGTVEMPADLRRELTELGLL, via the coding sequence ATGGCATTGCATCTCATCAAACTCTGTGTCGGCGCCGACTCGATAGACGATCTGCGCGAATGGGTGGCGGAGCGGTCGCTGCGCGCCATCGCCGCCGGCCTCGAGCCGCATTCGGTGCACACGACGCGCATGGTGCCGAAGCGCATGGAGGAGCTGCTTGACGGCGGCTCGCTTTACTGGGTGATCAAGGGGCAGGTACAGGCGCGGCAGAAACTGCTCGGCATCGAGAGCTTTACCGACGGCGAGGGCATCTCGCGCTGCCGGCTGATGCTCGGCCCGGAGGTCATCGAGACGGCTGTGCAGCCGAAGCGTCCCTTCCAGGGCTGGCGTTATTACACTGAGGATGATGTCCCGCGTGACCTGATGAGCCTCGGCGCCGGCACCGTCGAAATGCCCGCGGACCTTCGCCGCGAGCTGACGGAACTTGGCCTGCTCTAA
- a CDS encoding heparan-alpha-glucosaminide N-acetyltransferase has product MTLPAFEADAAARPPRIGLLDTARGAALIAMASYHFSWDMEFMGYLAPGTAETGWLKIYARAIATTFLFIVGISLVLSSKPEVRWPSFWKRFGMIAAAAAVISIATRIAMPETWIYFGILHCIAVLTLIGIVFIRLPLAATLIVTTALLTAWLIDNFGTPGLLRSSFFDPKYLAWIGLAVMPDRSNDYVPLFPWATPFFAGLSIASIAIRTRLPHRLAALGTGSWWPARLGRHSLAFYLIHQPVLIAIAYGLSLLVPPPQPDPAETYLKQCNSACVMQQGEALCQSFCQCTLSKLQAQSLLTQLQANQIDVQNDERVQTIAGECSAEVE; this is encoded by the coding sequence ATGACATTGCCGGCATTCGAAGCCGATGCGGCGGCAAGACCGCCGCGCATCGGCCTGTTGGACACGGCGCGCGGCGCCGCGCTGATCGCCATGGCGAGCTACCATTTCAGCTGGGACATGGAGTTCATGGGTTACCTCGCGCCGGGCACGGCCGAGACAGGCTGGCTGAAGATCTATGCCCGGGCGATCGCCACGACCTTTCTCTTCATCGTCGGCATCAGCCTGGTGCTTTCGAGCAAGCCGGAGGTCCGCTGGCCCTCCTTCTGGAAGCGTTTCGGCATGATCGCTGCGGCCGCCGCCGTCATCTCGATCGCCACGCGCATCGCCATGCCGGAGACGTGGATCTATTTCGGCATCCTGCATTGTATCGCGGTGCTGACGCTGATCGGTATCGTTTTCATCAGGCTGCCGCTCGCCGCCACGCTGATCGTGACAACAGCGCTCCTTACCGCCTGGCTCATCGATAATTTCGGCACGCCCGGCCTGCTGCGCTCGTCCTTCTTCGATCCGAAATATCTCGCCTGGATCGGCCTTGCCGTCATGCCGGATCGGTCGAACGACTACGTGCCATTGTTTCCCTGGGCAACGCCGTTCTTCGCTGGATTGAGCATCGCCTCGATCGCCATCAGAACCAGGCTGCCGCATCGGCTTGCCGCCCTTGGCACCGGCTCCTGGTGGCCGGCGCGGCTTGGCCGCCACAGCCTCGCCTTCTACCTCATCCATCAGCCGGTGCTGATCGCCATCGCCTACGGGCTTTCCCTTCTCGTCCCGCCACCGCAGCCGGATCCGGCCGAAACTTACCTGAAGCAATGCAACTCCGCTTGCGTCATGCAACAGGGCGAAGCGCTCTGCCAAAGCTTCTGCCAATGCACGCTGAGCAAATTGCAGGCCCAAAGCCTGTTGACTCAGCTGCAGGCAAACCAGATCGACGTACAAAACGATGAACGGGTCCAGACGATCGCCGGCGAATGCAGCGCCGAGGTGGAATAA